One window from the genome of Nitrosospira multiformis encodes:
- a CDS encoding YajQ family cyclic di-GMP-binding protein yields the protein MPSFDIVSEVDKQEIRNAIDQVNKEVGTRFDFKGSDARVEQTDYTLTIYADDEFKLGQVLDILMAKLAKRGVDVRCLDKGEVEKVSGNKAKQQVTVKTGVESDLAKKIIRLIKDSKLKVQGSIQGEAVRISGAKRDTLQEAIQLIKKSITEFPLQFQNFRE from the coding sequence GTGCCGTCATTCGACATTGTTTCAGAAGTAGACAAACAGGAAATCAGAAACGCGATTGACCAGGTGAATAAGGAGGTCGGCACGCGTTTTGATTTCAAGGGGTCCGATGCGCGTGTGGAGCAGACGGACTATACGCTTACTATTTATGCTGATGATGAATTCAAGCTGGGCCAGGTACTGGACATTCTGATGGCCAAGCTCGCGAAGCGCGGTGTCGACGTGCGCTGCCTGGACAAGGGGGAGGTAGAAAAAGTCAGCGGCAATAAAGCTAAACAGCAAGTCACGGTTAAAACCGGGGTGGAAAGCGATCTGGCAAAAAAGATTATCAGGCTTATCAAGGACAGCAAACTCAAGGTACAGGGCAGCATCCAAGGTGAGGCAGTGCGTATTTCAGGCGCGAAGCGCGATACCTTGCAAGAAGCAATACAACTAATAAAGAAGTCGATCACGGAATTTCCGCTGCAATTTCAGAATTTCCGTGAATAA
- a CDS encoding FecR domain-containing protein, with translation MPAVMRFRGWRRFLINLSIVAAALFLGLVSWLIAKPTATRLHETVPGERMTFAATPDIDISLDADSTVTITNTEPPRVELLRGNAYFDVKGHDVGKLQVKVGTTYIKDIGTRFSVSKRMDGGSVAVASGQVEIQVETGKYLVGAHERADFNNTNVTGQRVIAEADIAPWRPRR, from the coding sequence ATGCCTGCCGTAATGCGGTTTCGCGGTTGGCGCCGCTTTCTGATAAATCTTTCAATTGTCGCCGCGGCCCTATTTCTGGGCCTTGTGTCATGGCTTATCGCCAAACCCACCGCAACGCGCTTGCATGAAACTGTGCCGGGAGAGCGCATGACCTTCGCTGCGACGCCAGATATCGATATCAGCCTGGATGCCGACAGCACCGTAACAATCACCAACACTGAACCTCCTCGCGTCGAATTGCTGCGGGGCAACGCTTATTTCGACGTCAAGGGTCATGACGTCGGCAAACTGCAGGTAAAGGTAGGCACCACCTATATAAAAGATATCGGCACGCGCTTTAGTGTCAGCAAGCGAATGGATGGCGGTAGCGTCGCCGTCGCGAGCGGACAGGTCGAGATTCAGGTGGAGACGGGAAAGTACCTGGTTGGCGCTCATGAACGAGCAGATTTCAATAATACGAACGTTACCGGACAAAGGGTCATCGCTGAAGCAGATATCGCACCATGGCGTCCCCGCCGGTAG
- a CDS encoding aspartate aminotransferase family protein, with amino-acid sequence MSNLMNTYLQLPVTFARGEGVWLWDETGKRYLDALAGVAVCGLGHCHPKLVAALCEQAGTLIHTSNLYHIGRQEQLASRLAALSGMDNAFFCNSGAEANEAAIKLARLYGHGRNIDLPTIIVMEKSFHGRTMATLTASGNRKVQAGFEPLLTGFARVPYNDLEAVTQVAVHNKNVVAILVEPYQGEGGVNVPQASYLQGLRHLCDQNGWLLMLDEVQCGIGRSGKWFAFQHSGIMPDVITLAKGLGSGVPIGACLAKGTAAEVFKPGNHASTFGGNPLVCAAALTTLQVIEEEDLLRNAMEVGDFMRSMFKAQLAGLPDVRQIRGQGLMIGIELSKPCGELVKEALKRGLLINVTSDKVVRLLPPLVMQRSEAEQVVDTLSALVKEFLMA; translated from the coding sequence ATGTCAAATTTGATGAACACCTACCTGCAGCTCCCTGTCACTTTTGCCCGAGGGGAGGGCGTATGGCTGTGGGATGAAACGGGGAAGCGTTATCTCGATGCGCTTGCGGGCGTTGCGGTGTGCGGTCTGGGACATTGTCATCCAAAACTTGTCGCGGCGCTTTGCGAACAGGCCGGGACGCTAATCCATACCTCCAATCTTTACCATATAGGCAGACAGGAACAACTGGCCAGCAGGCTGGCGGCATTGTCAGGTATGGACAACGCTTTTTTCTGCAATTCAGGTGCGGAAGCGAACGAAGCAGCGATCAAGCTGGCAAGGCTTTATGGTCATGGCCGGAATATCGATCTGCCCACCATTATCGTAATGGAAAAATCCTTTCATGGACGCACCATGGCAACGTTGACCGCAAGCGGAAATCGCAAGGTGCAGGCCGGTTTCGAGCCATTGCTCACTGGTTTCGCGCGGGTACCTTACAATGATCTGGAAGCCGTGACGCAAGTGGCTGTGCACAACAAGAATGTTGTCGCAATACTGGTTGAACCCTATCAGGGCGAGGGGGGAGTCAACGTGCCCCAGGCAAGTTACCTGCAAGGTTTGCGTCATCTATGTGATCAGAATGGCTGGCTGCTGATGCTGGACGAGGTGCAATGCGGGATCGGCCGTAGCGGTAAATGGTTCGCTTTTCAACACAGCGGCATTATGCCTGATGTAATAACGCTGGCTAAAGGTTTGGGTTCGGGTGTCCCCATCGGCGCTTGTCTTGCGAAGGGTACCGCGGCGGAAGTATTCAAACCCGGTAATCACGCTTCCACTTTCGGCGGTAATCCCCTGGTCTGTGCCGCTGCACTCACCACGCTTCAGGTAATCGAAGAAGAAGATTTGCTGAGAAATGCGATGGAAGTGGGTGATTTCATGCGCAGTATGTTTAAAGCACAACTGGCCGGCTTGCCTGATGTCAGACAAATCCGGGGACAGGGGTTGATGATCGGTATCGAGCTCTCCAAACCCTGCGGCGAGCTTGTGAAAGAAGCGTTAAAACGAGGGCTGCTGATCAACGTGACCTCGGATAAAGTGGTGCGCCTGTTGCCGCCGCTCGTGATGCAACGGAGCGAGGCGGAGCAAGTGGTGGATACCTTGTCCGCGCTGGTGAAGGAATTCCTGATGGCATGA
- a CDS encoding NfeD family protein, which produces MKPIISVSHHVVAMMLLLLLPTFVLAAPVIVLKVQGPIAPASADFIERGFQRAAEEKALLIVLQLDTPGGLDGSMRQIVRDILASPVPVAVFVAPGGARAASAGTYILYASHIAAMAPGTNLGAATPVQIGGLPESPEPSTGPKTKPKPSQGSPAAQPDESHDQNAKDDSVPPQDKMSRKMIHDAAAYIRGLAQMRGRNAEWAERAVREAVSLSATEALDLKVIDYVATDVVDLLKQVNGRQFTILGQNLTLDTVPATVKIVEPDWRTRLLAVITNPSVAYILMLIGIYGLFFEFSNPGFVLPGVAGAICLLLAMYAFQLLPVNYAGLALILLGIAFITAEVYLSGFGAFGMGGIIAFVVGSLMLIDTDMPGYGISWPVIAGITLASGLFLISVIGMALKSRRSPIVSGREELIGAVGEMLEDISGEGMARIHGEIWNVRCAQPLIQGQKVRVTGMDGLVLQVISAEKESSV; this is translated from the coding sequence ATGAAACCGATCATTTCTGTTTCGCATCATGTTGTGGCGATGATGCTGCTTCTTCTGCTGCCAACTTTCGTTCTGGCTGCACCCGTGATAGTACTGAAAGTACAGGGTCCGATCGCACCGGCCAGCGCTGACTTTATCGAACGCGGTTTTCAACGTGCCGCCGAAGAGAAGGCATTACTCATCGTGTTGCAACTGGATACACCCGGCGGCCTCGATGGCTCGATGCGGCAGATCGTGCGCGACATTTTGGCATCACCGGTCCCCGTGGCGGTTTTTGTGGCACCGGGCGGAGCGCGAGCAGCCAGTGCCGGGACCTATATTCTTTATGCCAGCCACATTGCCGCGATGGCTCCAGGCACCAATTTAGGGGCAGCCACACCCGTTCAGATCGGTGGCTTACCGGAATCGCCCGAGCCTTCAACCGGGCCCAAAACCAAGCCGAAGCCATCACAGGGCTCACCCGCGGCACAGCCGGACGAGAGCCACGATCAGAATGCAAAAGATGACAGCGTGCCGCCGCAAGATAAGATGTCGCGCAAAATGATCCATGACGCCGCCGCATACATCCGTGGGCTTGCGCAAATGCGCGGGCGCAATGCGGAATGGGCGGAGCGAGCTGTGCGCGAAGCGGTAAGCCTGTCAGCGACTGAAGCGCTGGATCTCAAAGTCATCGATTATGTGGCTACTGACGTGGTGGATCTATTGAAACAGGTAAATGGCAGACAATTCACCATACTGGGTCAGAATCTCACCCTGGACACGGTTCCGGCCACGGTGAAAATCGTCGAACCCGATTGGCGGACGCGATTACTGGCGGTAATCACCAATCCCAGCGTGGCATATATACTGATGCTTATCGGCATATACGGACTTTTCTTCGAATTTTCCAATCCCGGGTTTGTATTACCCGGTGTGGCAGGCGCTATCTGCCTGCTGCTTGCCATGTACGCATTTCAGCTGCTGCCGGTGAATTATGCCGGCCTTGCCTTGATCCTGCTAGGTATCGCATTCATAACAGCGGAAGTCTATCTATCAGGCTTTGGCGCATTTGGCATGGGCGGCATTATTGCTTTTGTCGTCGGCTCATTGATGCTGATTGACACCGATATGCCTGGCTACGGCATTTCCTGGCCTGTGATTGCCGGAATCACGCTAGCCAGCGGATTATTCCTGATCTCTGTCATCGGCATGGCGCTGAAGTCGCGGCGTAGCCCCATTGTCAGTGGCCGTGAAGAATTGATCGGTGCCGTGGGAGAGATGCTGGAAGATATCTCGGGAGAGGGTATGGCGCGCATTCATGGCGAAATATGGAATGTACGTTGCGCCCAACCTCTAATCCAGGGACAGAAGGTGCGTGTAACAGGAATGGACGGTCTGGTTTTACAGGTCATTTCAGCGGAGAAAGAATCCTCAGTCTGA
- a CDS encoding MotA/TolQ/ExbB proton channel family protein, with protein sequence MEQGLGFSNFLAQVDGVGISVLVLLLALSVASWYLILTKSISNYLTGRHADAFLKRFWSASSLQEVNSTLKEGSDNNAFAQLAQLAMNAAVDSEKHGLQKLAAAGGASEFITRVLRNGLDQEATRVENGLTVIASAGSAAPYIGLFGTVWGIYHALVQIGLSGQGTLDKVAGPVGEALIMTALGLAVAIPAVLAYNTFVRRNRIWLARLDAFAHDLFVLIAVGAKTNSSAGDERQLRVVAPMITPSERRL encoded by the coding sequence ATGGAACAAGGACTCGGATTCTCAAACTTTCTCGCCCAGGTAGATGGCGTCGGTATCAGCGTACTGGTACTACTGCTGGCACTTTCGGTGGCAAGCTGGTACCTCATACTCACCAAGAGTATTTCCAACTATCTGACGGGACGGCACGCTGACGCTTTTCTCAAGCGCTTCTGGAGCGCCAGTTCATTGCAAGAGGTAAACTCGACCTTGAAAGAAGGCTCCGACAATAATGCATTTGCCCAACTTGCGCAGCTTGCGATGAATGCCGCGGTTGACTCCGAAAAACACGGCTTGCAGAAACTGGCTGCAGCGGGCGGAGCAAGCGAGTTCATTACACGCGTACTGCGCAATGGCCTTGATCAGGAAGCGACCCGCGTCGAGAACGGTCTCACGGTGATTGCCTCGGCGGGTTCGGCAGCTCCCTATATCGGGTTATTCGGCACAGTATGGGGCATTTACCACGCGTTGGTGCAAATCGGACTTTCCGGTCAGGGTACCCTGGACAAAGTAGCCGGTCCGGTGGGCGAGGCGTTAATCATGACGGCGCTGGGACTGGCTGTGGCGATTCCGGCGGTATTGGCCTACAATACATTTGTGCGGCGCAACCGGATATGGCTGGCGCGTCTTGATGCCTTCGCGCATGATTTGTTCGTATTGATCGCCGTTGGAGCCAAAACGAATAGCTCCGCAGGGGATGAGCGTCAACTGCGCGTAGTTGCCCCCATGATTACCCCCAGTGAAAGGAGGTTGTAA
- a CDS encoding type 1 glutamine amidotransferase, which translates to MKPVAIFRQFPTEGPGYFTMFLDSHSIPWRLVKIDANETLPVNTNQFRGLVFMGGPMSVNDDLPWIAPVLALIQQAVANDIPVLGHCLGGQLMSKALGGTVSKSPVKEIGWGEVSVADNAVAREWFGEASRFESFHWHGETFTLPDGATCLLSSPYCKNQAFALNMHLGMQCHVEMTEDMVKAWCEIGADEIAGSSGPAVQSAAAIQTDLLNRVSALNQIAHRLYGKWISSLI; encoded by the coding sequence ATGAAACCCGTTGCCATCTTCAGGCAATTCCCCACTGAAGGTCCGGGGTATTTCACTATGTTCCTTGATTCACATTCCATTCCATGGCGGCTCGTAAAGATCGACGCCAATGAGACGCTTCCGGTGAATACAAATCAGTTCCGTGGACTGGTGTTCATGGGTGGTCCCATGAGCGTGAACGACGATCTACCCTGGATTGCACCGGTACTTGCACTCATCCAGCAAGCGGTAGCGAACGATATCCCAGTATTGGGCCACTGTCTTGGCGGACAATTGATGTCAAAGGCACTGGGCGGCACGGTAAGCAAAAGCCCAGTCAAGGAAATCGGCTGGGGCGAGGTCAGCGTCGCGGATAATGCTGTTGCCCGCGAATGGTTCGGAGAAGCATCCAGATTCGAGTCGTTCCACTGGCATGGTGAAACCTTTACACTTCCCGACGGCGCGACTTGCCTGCTTTCCAGCCCCTATTGCAAAAATCAGGCATTCGCGTTGAATATGCACTTGGGAATGCAGTGCCATGTCGAAATGACTGAAGACATGGTAAAAGCCTGGTGCGAAATAGGTGCTGACGAAATTGCCGGCAGTTCCGGACCGGCGGTGCAATCGGCAGCGGCTATACAAACGGATCTGCTCAACCGGGTGTCAGCACTCAATCAGATCGCCCATCGCTTATACGGAAAATGGATTTCCAGCCTGATATAG
- a CDS encoding aminotransferase class I/II-fold pyridoxal phosphate-dependent enzyme: MKRPVSRILVINDEKLILKELIKGLNAAAKSLENPLGITFAGVTTAREALQAIEQDGDIQSVVVDDTLYTLKNGEKGSRNLQMTALTLVQKITRFRPELDIYILIAQEKEDEVVDALFSETVDGYFYREERDYRGMYRILNAQLQEKARTPFYDQLKSYVLMAKDAWHTPGHSSGDSLRDSPWASDFYQFIGEHIFRADLSVSVPMLDSLMEPSGVIAEAQKIAAKAFGARRTFFATNGTSTANKVIFQTLLAPGEKLLLDRNCHKSVHHGVVLSGAHPIYLDSSVNKKFSVYGPVPKQTLFNAIEEHPDAQALILTSCTYDGLRYDLPPIIEAAHAKGIKVIIDEAWYGFARFHPAFRPTAMEAGADYATQSTHKVLSAFSQSSMIHVNDPGFKEHLFRENFNMHTSTSPQYSMIASLDVARKQAMLEGYKLLSRTLELAKEVRTQINSTGVFRVLELPDLLPDEVKHDNIQLDSTKVTVDISRCGFTVEDLIRELFERYNIQVEKSTFNTLTLLLTIGTTRSKVSRLYDALMRIAREGRAPRRLYQTPEIPGFTDLKYLPRDAFYCGGELMPLLDEQERVNNNLDGRICADQITPYPPGIPVLVPGQTITQAVVQYLVSMLRSQKRVEVHGIVYDGYLPCLRLLTAAEEKGLKKLVK, translated from the coding sequence ATGAAGAGACCAGTCAGCCGGATTCTCGTCATCAACGATGAGAAACTGATATTAAAGGAACTTATCAAGGGGCTGAATGCGGCAGCTAAATCCCTGGAAAATCCGTTAGGTATCACTTTTGCCGGTGTTACCACCGCGCGCGAAGCACTGCAGGCAATCGAGCAGGATGGCGACATTCAGTCGGTGGTAGTCGACGATACGCTCTATACCCTGAAAAACGGTGAAAAGGGATCGCGTAACTTGCAAATGACGGCGTTGACGCTGGTACAGAAAATCACCCGATTTCGTCCGGAATTGGATATCTATATCCTGATCGCACAGGAAAAAGAGGATGAAGTGGTGGATGCGCTCTTTTCCGAAACGGTGGACGGCTACTTTTACCGTGAGGAGCGTGATTATCGGGGGATGTACCGCATTCTCAATGCTCAGCTTCAGGAAAAAGCACGCACGCCGTTTTATGACCAGCTCAAAAGTTATGTGCTCATGGCAAAAGATGCCTGGCATACGCCGGGGCATTCTTCCGGTGACTCGCTCCGTGACAGCCCTTGGGCCAGTGATTTCTATCAGTTCATTGGTGAGCATATTTTTCGTGCGGACTTGTCGGTGTCGGTACCGATGCTTGATTCGCTGATGGAACCCTCCGGCGTGATTGCGGAGGCGCAGAAGATTGCGGCAAAGGCATTCGGCGCGCGGCGTACCTTTTTTGCCACCAACGGTACTTCCACCGCGAACAAGGTGATATTCCAGACGTTGCTCGCTCCCGGCGAGAAGTTGCTGCTGGATCGGAATTGCCACAAGTCCGTACATCACGGTGTCGTGTTGTCCGGTGCTCATCCGATTTATCTTGACTCGTCGGTCAACAAGAAATTCAGTGTTTATGGACCGGTGCCAAAGCAGACCTTATTCAACGCCATTGAAGAACATCCGGATGCACAGGCGCTCATACTCACCAGTTGTACGTACGATGGTCTGCGTTACGACTTGCCGCCTATCATCGAGGCCGCGCATGCCAAGGGAATCAAAGTGATCATTGATGAAGCCTGGTACGGATTTGCCCGCTTTCATCCGGCTTTTCGCCCAACCGCAATGGAAGCGGGCGCAGACTATGCTACCCAGAGTACGCATAAGGTACTGTCGGCTTTTTCTCAATCCAGCATGATTCATGTCAACGACCCCGGCTTCAAAGAGCATTTGTTTCGGGAGAACTTCAACATGCATACATCCACCAGTCCGCAATACAGCATGATTGCAAGTCTTGACGTGGCACGCAAGCAGGCGATGCTGGAAGGATACAAACTGCTCTCCCGTACGCTGGAGCTGGCGAAGGAAGTGCGTACGCAAATCAATTCCACCGGGGTATTCCGGGTACTGGAGCTGCCTGATTTGCTGCCTGACGAAGTCAAGCATGACAATATTCAGCTTGATTCCACCAAGGTTACCGTTGACATTTCCCGCTGCGGCTTCACGGTGGAGGATTTAATCCGGGAATTGTTCGAGCGTTATAATATTCAGGTGGAAAAATCCACATTCAATACCTTGACGCTACTACTTACCATCGGCACTACCCGCAGCAAGGTTTCGCGGCTCTATGATGCCCTGATGCGCATTGCGCGAGAAGGCCGCGCGCCCCGCCGGCTCTATCAGACCCCGGAAATTCCCGGTTTTACCGATCTGAAATATCTGCCGCGTGATGCATTCTACTGCGGGGGTGAACTGATGCCGCTGCTGGATGAGCAGGAGAGAGTAAACAACAATCTGGATGGCAGGATATGCGCGGATCAGATCACTCCTTATCCGCCCGGCATACCCGTGCTGGTGCCGGGACAAACCATCACGCAAGCCGTCGTGCAATATCTGGTGAGCATGTTGCGTTCACAGAAACGTGTTGAAGTGCATGGGATCGTTTATGATGGGTATCTGCCGTGTTTGCGGCTGCTGACGGCCGCTGAGGAAAAAGGCTTGAAAAAGCTGGTTAAATAG
- a CDS encoding argininosuccinate synthase, with product MKKIKNGGAPKVNKVVLAFSGGLDTSVILKWLQDTYQCEIVTFTADIGQGGEVEPARAKAKQLGVKEIFIDDLREEFVRDFVFPMFRANTVYEGEYLLGTSIARPLIAKRQIEIARKTGADAVSHGATGKGNDQVRFELGYYALQPDIRVIAPWREWDLTSREKLLNYAEQHGIPVEMKKKGGSPYSMDANLLHISYEGRILEDPAQEPEESMWRWSVSPEKAPGEAEYLDLEFKQGDIIALNGKKLSPARVLAKLNQLGGKHGIGRLDLVENRYVGMKSRGCYETPGGTIMLRAHRAIESITLDREVAHLKDELMPRYAALIYNGYWWSPERRMVQTMIDASQSHVNGWVRVKLYKGNVIVVGRDSKTDSLFDPRIATFEEDKGAYNQADAAGFIKLNALRMRIAENLKRRK from the coding sequence ATGAAAAAAATTAAGAACGGTGGTGCACCCAAAGTTAACAAGGTCGTTTTAGCCTTTTCTGGCGGACTTGATACCTCGGTGATTTTGAAATGGCTGCAAGATACCTACCAGTGTGAAATTGTTACTTTCACTGCGGACATCGGCCAAGGGGGGGAAGTAGAGCCTGCGCGCGCAAAGGCAAAACAGCTGGGAGTGAAGGAAATTTTCATCGACGATCTGCGCGAGGAATTCGTGCGCGATTTTGTTTTTCCCATGTTCCGCGCCAACACCGTTTATGAGGGAGAATACCTGCTCGGTACCAGTATTGCCCGCCCGCTGATTGCCAAGCGGCAAATTGAAATTGCGCGTAAAACCGGAGCAGACGCAGTTTCGCATGGTGCAACGGGCAAGGGTAACGACCAGGTGCGCTTCGAACTCGGCTACTACGCGCTCCAACCCGATATCCGCGTGATCGCGCCATGGCGTGAATGGGATCTTACCTCCCGGGAGAAGCTTCTGAACTATGCGGAACAGCATGGCATCCCGGTGGAAATGAAGAAAAAGGGTGGCTCTCCTTACAGTATGGACGCCAATCTGCTGCATATCTCCTATGAGGGCCGTATTCTGGAAGATCCTGCACAGGAGCCGGAAGAATCGATGTGGCGTTGGAGCGTCTCGCCAGAGAAGGCGCCCGGCGAGGCGGAATACCTCGATCTGGAGTTCAAGCAAGGCGATATCATCGCCTTGAATGGGAAAAAGCTCTCTCCCGCGCGCGTGCTCGCCAAACTCAATCAATTAGGCGGCAAGCATGGGATCGGACGCCTGGATCTGGTCGAAAACCGCTATGTCGGCATGAAATCCCGCGGCTGTTACGAGACCCCCGGCGGTACTATAATGCTGCGTGCTCATCGCGCCATTGAATCCATTACCCTCGACCGGGAGGTGGCGCATTTGAAGGATGAGTTGATGCCACGTTATGCTGCCCTGATTTACAACGGCTACTGGTGGAGTCCGGAGCGCAGAATGGTGCAAACCATGATTGACGCATCCCAAAGCCATGTAAACGGCTGGGTGCGAGTGAAACTCTACAAAGGTAATGTGATCGTGGTTGGACGAGACTCCAAAACGGACTCATTGTTTGATCCACGCATTGCCACCTTCGAGGAAGATAAGGGCGCCTACAACCAGGCCGATGCGGCGGGATTCATCAAGTTGAATGCGCTACGCATGCGTATTGCGGAAAATTTGAAAAGAAGAAAATAA
- a CDS encoding slipin family protein, whose protein sequence is MFANFGFGTLVIILIVLFTAFRILREYERGVVFMLGRFHKVKGPGLILIIPGIQKMVRVDLRTVVMDVPSQDVISRDNVSVKVSAVVYFRVVDPQRAIIQVENFLAATSQFAQTTLRSVLGKHELDEMLAEREKLNMDIQKALDIQTDAWGIKVSNVEIKHVDIDESMIRAIARQAEAERERRAKVIHAEGELQASDKLMQAAQVLSQQTGAMQLRYLQTLTNIATDKSNTIIFPIPMDLVSALTDSLNRNPKKTSE, encoded by the coding sequence ATGTTCGCCAACTTCGGATTTGGTACCCTTGTCATTATTCTCATCGTGCTGTTTACAGCATTTCGCATCTTGCGGGAATATGAACGAGGCGTCGTATTCATGCTTGGCCGCTTCCACAAGGTAAAAGGTCCGGGCTTGATCCTGATAATTCCCGGCATCCAGAAAATGGTACGAGTCGACCTGCGCACTGTCGTAATGGATGTACCCAGCCAGGACGTGATCTCGCGGGACAATGTCTCGGTGAAAGTCAGTGCGGTGGTGTACTTTCGCGTAGTCGATCCGCAAAGAGCCATCATTCAGGTGGAGAATTTCCTTGCCGCCACCAGTCAGTTCGCGCAAACAACTCTGCGCTCCGTGCTGGGCAAGCACGAGCTCGATGAGATGCTGGCGGAACGCGAGAAACTCAACATGGACATCCAGAAGGCGCTTGACATTCAGACCGACGCCTGGGGCATCAAGGTCTCCAACGTCGAGATCAAGCATGTGGATATCGACGAATCCATGATACGCGCCATTGCCCGCCAGGCGGAAGCGGAGCGCGAGCGGCGCGCCAAGGTCATTCATGCCGAAGGTGAATTGCAGGCATCGGACAAATTGATGCAAGCGGCACAAGTTCTTTCTCAGCAAACCGGCGCGATGCAACTGCGCTATCTACAGACTCTCACCAACATCGCTACGGACAAATCCAATACCATCATATTTCCAATACCGATGGATTTGGTATCGGCACTGACGGATTCCCTCAACCGTAATCCCAAGAAGACCTCTGAATAA
- a CDS encoding ExbD/TolR family protein, producing the protein MAFGSMNGGSRQTPMTEINVVPLVDVMLVLLVIFIITAPLLTHSVKVDLPKASSSPNITKPEHIEFGLRDDASLYWNGEPVTMDQLAPRFAATAKQDPNVELHIRADKHVHYEYVAKVMSIAAKAGLVRIGFVTDPSLQ; encoded by the coding sequence ATGGCATTTGGCAGCATGAATGGCGGTAGCCGCCAGACACCAATGACCGAGATTAATGTCGTGCCGCTGGTGGATGTAATGCTGGTACTGCTGGTAATCTTTATCATTACCGCGCCATTGCTTACACATTCGGTTAAAGTAGATCTGCCCAAGGCATCGAGTAGTCCGAATATCACTAAACCGGAGCATATCGAATTTGGTCTTCGCGACGATGCAAGCCTCTATTGGAATGGTGAACCCGTGACGATGGATCAGCTCGCACCGCGTTTCGCCGCAACGGCAAAACAAGACCCCAATGTCGAACTCCACATACGTGCCGACAAACATGTTCACTACGAGTATGTGGCAAAGGTTATGTCTATTGCGGCGAAAGCCGGACTGGTACGAATCGGATTTGTTACCGATCCGTCACTACAGTAG
- the argF gene encoding ornithine carbamoyltransferase, whose amino-acid sequence MQINHFLQFNDFSREEFEYLFERARWIKHEFKQYRRYWPLEDRTMAMIFDKHSTRTRLSFEAGMHQLGGAAIYLSTRDTQLGRGEPVEDAARVISRMVDIVMIRTYEHDIIRRFAAHSRVPVINGLTDEYHPCQIMGDIFTFIERCGSISGKTVAWIGDSNNVCNTWLQAAEVFDFNVHVSTPPGYEVEPERAGLYGTGHYEEFADPHDAVKDADLVTTDVWTSMGFEAETEERKKDFANFRVDAEMMSCAKKETLFMHCLPAHRGEEVAAEVIDGPQSIVWEEAENRLHTQKALMEYLLLGRLSGASANPNSSKAHS is encoded by the coding sequence ATGCAGATCAATCATTTTTTACAGTTTAATGATTTCTCCCGGGAAGAATTCGAGTATCTGTTCGAGCGGGCGCGCTGGATCAAGCATGAGTTCAAGCAATACCGCCGGTACTGGCCATTGGAAGATCGTACCATGGCGATGATTTTCGACAAGCATTCGACTCGCACCCGCTTATCGTTCGAAGCGGGTATGCACCAGCTGGGCGGTGCGGCGATCTATCTCTCCACCCGAGATACCCAGTTAGGGCGCGGCGAGCCAGTGGAAGATGCAGCGCGCGTCATTTCACGCATGGTGGATATCGTCATGATCCGTACCTATGAGCACGATATTATCAGGCGTTTCGCCGCACATTCGCGAGTCCCGGTGATCAATGGACTGACTGACGAGTATCACCCCTGTCAAATCATGGGTGATATTTTTACGTTCATCGAACGATGTGGAAGCATTTCGGGCAAGACCGTGGCGTGGATCGGGGATTCCAACAATGTTTGCAACACCTGGCTTCAGGCGGCGGAAGTATTCGATTTCAACGTACACGTCTCGACCCCACCTGGTTATGAAGTCGAGCCGGAACGAGCCGGGCTTTATGGAACCGGTCACTATGAGGAATTCGCCGATCCACATGATGCTGTAAAAGATGCCGACCTTGTCACCACGGACGTTTGGACCAGTATGGGTTTCGAAGCCGAAACCGAAGAGCGGAAAAAAGACTTTGCCAATTTTCGCGTGGATGCTGAAATGATGTCCTGTGCCAAGAAAGAAACTTTGTTCATGCATTGCCTGCCGGCACATCGGGGCGAGGAAGTGGCCGCGGAGGTCATTGATGGCCCGCAGTCGATCGTATGGGAAGAAGCCGAGAATCGCCTGCACACACAAAAGGCACTGATGGAATATTTGTTGTTGGGAAGATTAAGCGGTGCTTCTGCTAATCCAAATTCTAGTAAAGCACACTCCTAG